A single region of the Oenococcus kitaharae DSM 17330 genome encodes:
- a CDS encoding diacylglycerol/lipid kinase family protein codes for MTKKYGIFFNANAGDGQAKQVAQRLAISLSGQNIQSAFITGEDIDDAISAIKKAANEVDAIIVIGGDGTLNLVATAFLQGGKTVPVGLIPSGTVNNFAKTAKIPNDEKSAVNIILKGRTKSFNIGSCGDDKAIISSLTFGSLADLSNDVRQEDKRKFGKIVYFLQAMKNLNKSGSQQIEFKSDSFQADYKIWMCLITTSSNVGGRKYIDHPLGGLHATILHNMSLLKSPSYVYFALTGNIRGSESLTFFELRNMLITSKNTNHPLQTRIDGDPGPKLPIRLLWHEDFLQVFTD; via the coding sequence ATGACAAAAAAGTATGGTATTTTTTTCAATGCAAACGCTGGTGACGGACAAGCTAAACAAGTTGCACAAAGATTAGCAATTTCCTTGTCCGGCCAGAATATCCAGTCAGCTTTTATTACTGGCGAAGATATTGATGATGCAATTTCGGCCATTAAAAAAGCCGCGAACGAGGTTGATGCCATTATTGTAATCGGCGGCGATGGCACATTAAATTTAGTCGCCACAGCTTTTTTGCAAGGTGGGAAAACGGTCCCTGTTGGTTTGATTCCGAGCGGGACGGTCAATAATTTTGCCAAAACGGCTAAGATTCCTAATGATGAAAAATCGGCCGTTAACATTATTTTAAAAGGCCGCACAAAAAGCTTTAATATCGGTTCTTGCGGCGATGACAAAGCGATCATCAGTTCCTTAACCTTTGGCAGTCTGGCTGACCTTTCCAACGATGTCCGCCAAGAAGATAAGAGAAAATTTGGGAAAATTGTCTATTTTTTGCAGGCCATGAAAAACCTGAATAAGTCCGGGTCGCAGCAGATTGAATTTAAAAGTGACAGTTTTCAGGCTGACTATAAAATTTGGATGTGCCTGATTACGACCAGCAGCAATGTTGGCGGTCGCAAGTATATTGATCACCCTTTGGGAGGACTGCATGCGACGATTCTCCACAACATGAGTCTGCTTAAAAGTCCGAGCTATGTTTACTTCGCACTGACAGGCAATATTCGCGGTTCGGAGAGTCTGACTTTTTTTGAATTGCGCAACATGCTGATAACAAGTAAAAATACCAATCATCCGCTTCAGACGAGAATCGATGGTGATCCTGGACCAAAATTACCGATACGACTGCTCTGGCACGAAGATTTTCTGCAAGTGTTTACAGATTGA
- the udk gene encoding uridine kinase has protein sequence MQTSKKNKVTIIGISGGSGSGKTSIAQDIYEHLKDQSVAIIPQDAFYNDQKDMTMAERKSVNYDHPDAFDMDSLYEDLLKLKQNQAIDLPIYDYENYTRSAKTLPMQAARVIIVEGVLLFVDERIRNLLDIKIFVDTDDDIRFIRRLKRDMIERGRSTESVINQYLKTVKPMYHQFVEPTKRYADVIIPEGKSNRIGIDLLINQIKSVLPN, from the coding sequence ATGCAGACATCTAAGAAAAATAAGGTCACAATTATTGGTATTTCCGGCGGTTCTGGTTCCGGGAAAACGTCCATTGCCCAAGATATTTACGAACATCTTAAAGATCAATCAGTGGCCATTATTCCGCAAGACGCTTTTTATAATGACCAAAAAGACATGACGATGGCGGAACGAAAAAGTGTCAATTATGATCATCCAGATGCCTTTGATATGGATTCGCTGTATGAAGATCTGTTAAAACTGAAGCAGAATCAGGCCATTGATCTGCCGATTTACGATTATGAAAACTATACCCGTTCAGCTAAAACACTGCCGATGCAAGCGGCCAGAGTCATTATTGTCGAAGGTGTCCTGCTGTTTGTTGATGAACGAATCCGCAATCTGCTCGATATTAAAATTTTTGTCGATACCGATGACGATATTCGTTTTATCCGCCGCCTCAAAAGGGACATGATTGAGCGCGGCAGATCGACTGAATCCGTGATTAATCAATATTTGAAAACCGTCAAACCAATGTATCATCAATTTGTCGAACCAACCAAACGATACGCTGACGTGATTATTCCGGAAGGGAAGAGTAATCGCATCGGGATAGATTTGTTGATTAACCAGATTAAATCTGTTCTGCCTAATTGA
- a CDS encoding C1 family peptidase, translating to MASALTNDDLNELREALAKDDRAGVLTRTITKNGIRNSSFDNQAAARLNRTFSVEVETGQVTNQKRSGRCWEFSLLNTLRHQFAKNYKVKDFELSQNYLFFWDKIERANIFYHNVRQTADKAIDDRFVHMLFNQPGEDGGQWAMAAALVEKYGVMPAYAMPETYNTDNTSDFQEAMNKKLIKDGFKLRDMAKSGSSKDELDQAEKKMLQEVYRMAAYSFGEPAKTFDLEYRDDDKKYHREAALTPQDFFKKYFKVDFDDYAVVTNSPDKAFNQLYSLPSQDNVLGGRDIEFLNVPIDVLEKAAIAQLQSGETVWFGNDVLQQMDRQSGLLDGHLFDESSLFQVDLNMTKAQRLTSGEGTVSHAMTLTGVDLIDGQAAKWKVENSWGDKLGDKGYFVMSPDWFEDYVYEVVVHKDFLPDDLKAVLKQQPTVLPAWDPLS from the coding sequence ATGGCATCAGCTTTAACAAATGATGATTTAAATGAATTACGAGAGGCTCTGGCTAAAGACGACCGAGCCGGTGTATTAACGAGAACAATTACAAAAAACGGTATTCGCAACAGCAGTTTTGACAATCAAGCTGCCGCACGTTTGAACCGCACCTTTTCGGTCGAAGTTGAGACTGGACAAGTAACTAATCAAAAACGCAGCGGCCGCTGCTGGGAATTTTCATTATTAAATACCTTGCGGCACCAGTTTGCTAAAAACTATAAAGTTAAAGACTTTGAGCTGTCTCAGAATTATTTGTTTTTCTGGGACAAGATTGAACGAGCCAATATTTTTTATCACAATGTTCGGCAGACTGCAGATAAAGCCATAGATGACCGTTTTGTCCATATGTTGTTTAACCAGCCCGGGGAAGATGGCGGTCAATGGGCCATGGCGGCGGCGTTAGTCGAAAAGTACGGTGTTATGCCGGCTTATGCGATGCCAGAAACTTATAACACAGATAACACGAGCGATTTTCAAGAAGCCATGAATAAAAAATTGATCAAAGATGGTTTCAAACTGCGCGATATGGCCAAGTCCGGCAGCAGCAAAGATGAATTGGATCAGGCTGAGAAGAAAATGCTGCAGGAAGTTTATCGCATGGCCGCTTATTCTTTTGGCGAGCCGGCTAAAACCTTTGATTTAGAATACCGTGACGATGATAAAAAATACCATCGCGAAGCTGCCTTAACGCCGCAGGACTTCTTTAAAAAATATTTTAAAGTTGATTTTGATGATTATGCCGTTGTGACCAATTCGCCTGATAAAGCATTTAACCAGTTGTACAGCCTGCCAAGTCAGGACAATGTCTTAGGCGGACGGGATATCGAATTTTTAAATGTGCCAATCGATGTGTTGGAAAAAGCAGCAATTGCTCAGCTTCAGAGTGGCGAAACAGTTTGGTTTGGCAACGACGTTCTTCAGCAGATGGACCGTCAAAGCGGTTTATTGGATGGACATTTATTTGACGAATCTTCCCTCTTTCAAGTTGACCTGAATATGACTAAAGCGCAGAGATTAACCAGCGGCGAAGGAACGGTCTCGCATGCCATGACTTTAACTGGCGTTGATTTAATCGATGGTCAGGCAGCAAAATGGAAAGTTGAAAATAGCTGGGGAGATAAATTAGGCGATAAAGGCTACTTCGTCATGAGTCCTGATTGGTTTGAAGACTATGTCTATGAAGTTGTTGTACATAAGGATTTTCTGCCGGATGATCTAAAAGCTGTTCTGAAACAGCAGCCAACCGTTTTGCCAGCCTGGGATCCGTTAAGCTGA
- a CDS encoding APC family permease: MEDKTTQKQKLGFWSIVLFGINGIIGSGIFLLPSAPMKLIGVASILVLLLDAVLVATIALCFAQDANFFDKNGGPYLYAKEAFGNFVGYEVGFVTWAIRIIAEATAAVAFATILGSFIPALSSNTARMITVAVLLFLLALINISGVQLTKIVNNFVTVSKLLPLLLFIAIGLFFIRGNNFTPFFPNGSYTSGSFGQAALTMFFAFTGFEGISVAAGEMKNPQKNLPRAIILIISVVTLVYVLIQVTAIGMMGYGLANSATPLMDALGQAIGTFGRDLIAAGSLISIGGLLVASSFITPRSGVALAENKMMPSLLAKKNRKNAPYVAIIVSTTISLIIALFNSTFANLALISAVSRFAQYIPTIIAVFVFAKTKKGQARAFQLPLGPVIPAVALIISLWLLIQTNPQQLFWGLGALVVAVPFYFLTAYHKH; the protein is encoded by the coding sequence GTGGAAGATAAGACAACACAAAAACAAAAATTAGGCTTTTGGAGTATTGTTCTATTCGGTATTAATGGCATTATCGGATCGGGAATCTTCCTGCTGCCAAGTGCACCAATGAAATTAATTGGTGTGGCTAGTATTCTGGTCCTGTTGCTGGATGCTGTACTAGTTGCCACGATTGCACTCTGTTTTGCTCAGGATGCGAACTTTTTCGATAAAAACGGCGGTCCATACCTTTATGCAAAAGAAGCTTTTGGTAATTTTGTCGGTTACGAAGTAGGGTTCGTTACTTGGGCCATTCGAATTATTGCTGAAGCAACAGCTGCAGTTGCTTTTGCTACTATTTTAGGCTCCTTTATACCAGCATTATCCAGCAATACCGCACGTATGATCACGGTTGCCGTATTATTGTTTCTGCTGGCTCTGATTAATATTTCCGGCGTTCAGCTGACTAAAATTGTCAATAATTTTGTCACAGTCAGCAAGCTGCTGCCGTTACTGCTCTTTATTGCAATCGGCCTCTTCTTTATTCGGGGAAACAATTTTACGCCTTTTTTCCCTAATGGCAGTTATACATCTGGCAGTTTCGGGCAGGCAGCTTTGACGATGTTCTTTGCTTTTACGGGTTTTGAAGGTATTTCAGTCGCTGCAGGCGAGATGAAAAATCCACAAAAAAATCTGCCGCGTGCAATCATTCTGATTATTTCAGTTGTAACGCTGGTTTACGTGCTGATTCAAGTGACTGCGATCGGCATGATGGGCTATGGCCTGGCAAATTCAGCAACGCCTTTGATGGACGCACTTGGTCAAGCGATCGGCACATTTGGACGTGATTTAATTGCTGCCGGATCCTTGATATCAATCGGCGGCCTGCTGGTGGCTTCATCTTTCATTACGCCAAGATCTGGCGTTGCATTAGCTGAAAATAAAATGATGCCATCTTTATTAGCCAAAAAGAATCGCAAAAACGCCCCATACGTTGCGATTATTGTGTCAACGACTATTTCCCTGATTATTGCCTTATTTAACTCGACATTTGCGAATTTAGCGCTGATTTCGGCTGTCTCGCGTTTTGCCCAGTATATTCCAACGATTATCGCGGTTTTTGTCTTTGCCAAGACGAAAAAAGGGCAGGCGCGTGCTTTTCAGCTGCCGCTCGGTCCCGTGATTCCGGCTGTTGCTCTGATTATCAGCCTATGGCTACTGATTCAGACAAATCCGCAGCAGCTCTTTTGGGGATTAGGTGCTCTAGTCGTCGCTGTGCCATTTTATTTCCTAACCGCCTATCACAAGCATTAA
- a CDS encoding gamma-glutamyl-gamma-aminobutyrate hydrolase family protein has product MKKPIIAITSDISRSQSMSSNDQAIDYAPRDIVRAINQVGGIAVILPAPVSIQESDMDQLVAGFDGLLIPGGPDIDPRFFGEDPIPQLGGTFYERDQFEMSLIKAAVKAGKAIFGICRGIQSINVALGGNLYQDLAAQYPDLKIKHRQSPTEGAFPTHRITMEKGSELAKILGQEGFVNSRHHQAVKELGAGLKVTAKAPDGVVEGIESVGSDQVIAVQWHPESMWQRFPEQLAIFQNFIDRAGTASGR; this is encoded by the coding sequence ATGAAAAAACCAATTATTGCAATTACCTCTGATATTTCTCGCTCGCAATCAATGTCTTCTAACGATCAGGCCATTGATTACGCACCCAGGGATATCGTACGAGCCATTAATCAAGTTGGCGGCATCGCTGTTATTTTGCCGGCACCCGTCTCAATTCAGGAAAGCGACATGGACCAATTAGTCGCCGGCTTCGATGGCTTATTAATTCCAGGCGGACCCGATATTGATCCGAGATTCTTCGGCGAAGATCCGATTCCTCAATTAGGCGGAACATTTTATGAACGTGATCAATTTGAAATGAGTTTGATCAAAGCGGCAGTGAAGGCTGGTAAAGCGATCTTCGGTATCTGCCGAGGCATTCAATCAATCAACGTCGCTTTAGGCGGCAATCTTTACCAAGACTTGGCAGCTCAGTATCCAGACCTGAAGATTAAACATCGCCAATCTCCAACGGAAGGTGCTTTTCCTACTCATCGCATTACGATGGAAAAGGGGAGCGAATTAGCTAAAATTCTCGGCCAAGAAGGTTTTGTCAATTCTCGCCATCATCAAGCTGTTAAAGAACTTGGTGCAGGCTTAAAAGTCACGGCAAAGGCACCCGATGGCGTCGTTGAGGGCATAGAGAGTGTTGGTTCCGATCAGGTTATTGCAGTTCAATGGCATCCTGAGAGCATGTGGCAGCGTTTTCCGGAACAACTGGCAATATTTCAAAATTTTATAGATCGAGCAGGGACAGCAAGTGGAAGATAA
- the rpsN gene encoding 30S ribosomal protein S14, with amino-acid sequence MAKKSKIEKEKKIEATVAKFAAKRAALKAAGDYQALAKLPRNASPVRAHNRDLTDGRPHAYMRGFGLSRLNFRQLAHKGQLPGVRKASW; translated from the coding sequence ATGGCTAAAAAGTCCAAGATCGAAAAAGAAAAGAAGATCGAAGCTACAGTTGCTAAGTTCGCTGCTAAGCGTGCTGCATTAAAGGCTGCTGGCGACTATCAAGCATTAGCAAAGCTTCCTCGTAATGCATCACCAGTGCGCGCACATAATCGTGATTTGACCGATGGTCGTCCGCATGCATATATGCGTGGATTCGGTTTGAGTCGTTTGAACTTCCGCCAATTGGCACATAAGGGTCAGTTGCCTGGCGTTCGTAAAGCAAGTTGGTAA
- the rpmG gene encoding 50S ribosomal protein L33 has translation MAGKGQRDHVVLGNDKTGERIYLTSKNRRNTPDRLVLKKYSPKLRQVVEFKEVK, from the coding sequence ATGGCAGGAAAAGGACAAAGAGATCACGTCGTTCTTGGGAACGACAAGACGGGCGAACGCATTTATTTGACGAGCAAGAATCGTCGCAATACGCCTGATAGACTTGTTTTGAAGAAGTATTCACCAAAATTGCGTCAAGTTGTTGAATTTAAGGAGGTGAAGTAA
- a CDS encoding manganese-dependent inorganic pyrophosphatase, whose amino-acid sequence MAKELVFGHQNPDTDAIAAAIAASYYLNKKGMDTEAVALGKPNDETKFALDYFKVQAPRVIEKADTKEVVLVDHNEAAQSVSNIADLTVTHVFDHHKIDFKTSAPLFYHAEALGSTSTILFTFFERDGIEIPKPIAGMMLSALISDTLLLKSPTTTDVDRKIIGKLAAQAGVSDIDDFGIHLLKAGTNLSKKTDKELIDGDAKSFELAGKTLRIGQVNTVDIPEVLTRKDGIKKEIEAEIASDGYNGFLFVITDILNSNSKALYYGSDEDKIAAAFGQTLTANSLDLPGVVSRKKQVVPPITEQFK is encoded by the coding sequence ATGGCGAAAGAATTAGTTTTTGGGCATCAGAATCCTGATACAGATGCAATTGCAGCTGCAATTGCAGCATCTTATTATCTAAATAAAAAAGGGATGGACACAGAGGCTGTCGCACTTGGCAAACCTAACGACGAAACAAAATTCGCTCTGGACTATTTTAAAGTACAAGCACCACGTGTGATTGAAAAGGCTGACACAAAAGAAGTTGTCTTAGTTGATCATAATGAGGCGGCACAATCAGTTTCTAATATTGCCGACCTGACAGTTACACATGTTTTTGACCATCATAAGATTGATTTCAAAACAAGCGCACCACTGTTTTACCATGCTGAAGCACTTGGTTCTACATCGACAATTCTGTTCACTTTCTTTGAGAGAGATGGTATTGAGATTCCAAAACCAATTGCAGGTATGATGCTGTCAGCTTTAATTTCGGATACTTTGCTGCTGAAAAGCCCGACAACCACAGATGTTGACCGCAAAATCATTGGTAAGCTGGCTGCACAAGCAGGTGTTTCGGATATTGACGATTTCGGTATTCACCTACTCAAGGCTGGTACGAATCTTTCGAAGAAGACTGATAAAGAATTAATTGATGGTGATGCCAAGAGTTTTGAGCTGGCTGGCAAGACGCTGAGAATCGGTCAAGTGAATACTGTTGATATTCCAGAAGTCCTGACACGCAAGGACGGCATTAAAAAAGAAATCGAAGCTGAGATTGCTAGTGATGGCTACAACGGCTTTCTGTTTGTTATCACAGATATTCTGAATTCAAACTCTAAAGCACTTTATTATGGTTCGGATGAAGATAAAATTGCTGCCGCCTTTGGTCAGACACTCACGGCCAATTCATTGGATCTTCCTGGTGTCGTTTCACGGAAGAAACAAGTCGTACCACCGATCACCGAGCAGTTCAAATAA
- the parC gene encoding DNA topoisomerase IV subunit A has translation MADESRIQELSLEDVMGERFGRYSKYIIQERALPDIRDGLKPVQRRILFAMNEDGNTFEHAYRKSAKAVGNVMGNYHPHGDSSIYDALVRMSQSWKMREPLIDMNGNNGSIDNDPPAAMRYTEARLSKIAGEMLSDLDRQAVDMVLNFDDTRYEPTVLPSRIPNLLVNGASGISAGYATEIPPHNLGEIISALIYLLAHPAASLEDLMQFVKGPDFPTGGIIQGLGGIKDAYTTGHGKIYIRARTEIKKMKAGKQQIAITELPYEVNKSALVAKIDEIRVNKDVNGISEVRDDTSREGLLIVIELTKDADANGILNYLFKKTDLQVAYNFNMTAIAHQRPVSVGLKQALAAFLEFRKEVIYRRTDFDLKKAQARQHIVEGLIKMLSILDEVVATIRASESRKDAKDNLVKKFDFSQAQAEAIVTLQLYRLTNTDVTALQQEHDQLTQQINEFNLILNEPRELNKVLKKELQEIDKSYSNPRKSEVQAEVAQLKIKTSVMIADEDVVVQITKNGYAKRASFRSYKASDENGLTDDDYAVYLAKVNTLSHLFIFTSKGNMIYRPVHELADTKWKDVGEHLSQEISGLAPDENIVQVFDLPDLKGQGSFVLTSSDAFIKQVSQQDLLPSKYYKKRASKAITIKGDNKLVSVQLAATQDFLAIMASQKGYLYKFPLSEITQMTAKSSGGKPAKIGKKDAIVAMTLISDSDLVALMNDRGHLKILNPLEIPISTNDSVQRAETIFMSDDLIAGMTAIADKGKTQLQALTSDNQVIDFFANADNLGGLDDDFKRKVKVEKNSMIIKVRLKQEVID, from the coding sequence ATGGCAGATGAAAGCCGAATTCAAGAATTAAGCCTCGAAGATGTCATGGGCGAACGCTTTGGCCGCTATTCTAAATACATTATTCAAGAGCGTGCCTTACCAGATATCCGTGATGGTTTAAAACCGGTTCAGCGGCGAATTCTGTTTGCCATGAATGAGGACGGAAATACCTTCGAGCATGCATATCGCAAATCAGCTAAAGCTGTCGGCAACGTCATGGGCAACTATCACCCCCACGGTGATTCGTCAATTTACGATGCTTTGGTCCGTATGAGTCAAAGCTGGAAAATGCGTGAACCCTTAATTGACATGAACGGTAATAATGGGTCAATTGATAACGACCCACCAGCAGCAATGCGTTATACCGAAGCGCGTTTATCTAAAATTGCTGGCGAAATGTTGTCTGATTTGGATCGTCAAGCCGTTGATATGGTCTTGAATTTCGATGACACACGTTATGAACCAACGGTTCTGCCCAGTCGTATTCCCAATCTGCTGGTCAATGGCGCTTCAGGCATTTCTGCCGGTTATGCGACGGAAATCCCACCGCACAATTTAGGCGAAATCATCAGTGCTTTGATTTACCTGCTGGCACATCCTGCAGCTTCATTGGAAGATCTGATGCAGTTTGTCAAAGGGCCTGATTTTCCGACTGGCGGGATTATTCAAGGCTTGGGCGGGATTAAAGACGCTTATACGACCGGCCATGGCAAAATTTATATTCGCGCTCGGACAGAAATCAAAAAAATGAAAGCCGGCAAACAGCAGATTGCTATTACTGAATTGCCCTATGAAGTCAATAAATCGGCACTAGTTGCTAAAATTGATGAAATTCGCGTTAATAAAGACGTTAACGGCATTAGTGAAGTTCGAGACGATACTAGTCGTGAGGGGCTCTTGATTGTCATCGAGCTAACCAAGGATGCCGATGCAAATGGTATTTTGAACTACCTGTTTAAGAAAACGGATTTGCAAGTTGCTTATAACTTTAATATGACAGCTATTGCACATCAGCGCCCTGTCTCCGTTGGATTAAAGCAGGCTTTGGCAGCTTTTCTGGAATTCCGAAAAGAAGTTATTTATCGCCGGACTGATTTTGATCTGAAAAAGGCCCAAGCGCGGCAGCATATTGTCGAAGGCTTGATCAAAATGCTGAGTATTTTAGATGAGGTTGTGGCCACAATCCGTGCTTCAGAAAGCCGCAAAGACGCCAAAGACAATCTGGTTAAAAAATTCGATTTTTCTCAAGCTCAGGCAGAAGCGATTGTAACATTACAGCTTTATCGTTTAACCAACACAGATGTGACAGCTTTGCAGCAGGAACACGATCAACTAACTCAGCAGATTAATGAGTTTAATCTCATCTTAAATGAGCCGCGCGAACTCAATAAAGTGCTGAAAAAAGAACTGCAAGAGATTGACAAGAGCTATAGCAATCCGCGAAAGAGTGAAGTCCAAGCGGAAGTTGCACAGCTCAAAATCAAGACCTCGGTTATGATTGCCGATGAGGACGTTGTTGTCCAAATAACAAAGAACGGTTATGCCAAACGTGCTTCTTTTCGTTCATACAAGGCCAGTGATGAAAACGGCCTGACTGATGACGATTACGCTGTTTACCTGGCTAAAGTGAATACTTTAAGCCATTTGTTCATTTTCACGAGCAAGGGCAACATGATTTATCGGCCAGTACATGAATTGGCCGATACGAAATGGAAAGATGTCGGTGAACATCTTTCTCAAGAGATTTCCGGCCTTGCTCCCGATGAAAACATCGTCCAGGTTTTCGATTTGCCTGATCTAAAAGGGCAGGGCAGCTTTGTTTTGACCAGCAGCGATGCCTTTATCAAACAGGTCAGCCAGCAAGATCTTTTACCAAGCAAATACTATAAAAAACGTGCCAGCAAGGCGATAACGATCAAAGGCGATAACAAACTTGTCTCTGTTCAATTAGCTGCTACACAGGATTTCTTAGCAATTATGGCCAGCCAAAAAGGTTATCTGTATAAGTTTCCACTGAGTGAGATCACCCAAATGACTGCCAAGTCTAGTGGTGGAAAACCCGCCAAGATTGGCAAAAAAGATGCTATTGTGGCGATGACATTGATATCTGACTCGGATCTCGTGGCTTTGATGAATGACAGAGGCCATCTGAAAATTCTGAATCCTCTGGAAATTCCGATCTCCACAAATGATTCCGTTCAGCGTGCCGAAACAATTTTCATGTCAGACGATTTGATCGCTGGTATGACAGCTATTGCCGATAAAGGCAAAACGCAGCTGCAGGCGCTTACTTCCGACAATCAGGTCATCGATTTCTTTGCAAATGCCGATAACTTGGGTGGATTAGACGATGACTTTAAAAGAAAAGTCAAAGTCGAAAAAAATAGTATGATTATAAAAGTGAGATTAAAACAAGAGGTTATAGATTAA
- the parE gene encoding DNA topoisomerase IV subunit B — protein MFARVAMTQKNTNTYDESDIKILEGLEAVRVRPGMYIGSTDSRGLHHLVWEIVDNAVDEILAGFGDSIQVTIHRDNSITVVDHGRGMPVGMHASGKPTPEVILTVLHAGGKFGQGGYKTSGGLHGVGSSVVNALSESLTVEINRDGYKYREHFINGGHPDGSLKKIGKTRDQTGTTITFKPDPKIFSTTTYKFQTISDRLRESAFLLKGIRIVLTDERTEPSTVEEFCYKDGIKEFVSYLNEGKSVIGNIMYFDGSQQGIEVEVAAQYNDGYSETLLSFVNNVHTPDGGTHETGFRTAWTKAFNDYARKIGLLKEKDANFEGSDVREGLAVVINLRIPEDILQFEGQTKEKLGTMEARSAVDSVLSEQLGRYLMENGDFAQNLVRKALRAREARQAARKARDESRSGKKKKGKEHLLSGKLTPAQSKDASKNELFLVEGDSAGGSAKQGRARKFQAVLPLRGKVLNTEKASLDELLKNEEISTMIYTIGAGVGSDFSLKDAAYNKVIIMTDADDDGAHIQTLLLTFFYKYMRPLVEAGRVYIALPPLYKVTAGSGKRKTEDFAWTNEQLADLTKKAARGYAITRYKGLGEMDASLLWETTMDPDHRTLIRVRIEDAALAEKRVTVLMGDQVAPRRKWIEDNVAFSLDEAGSILDTVNGNDGTYHPKLNEKEPV, from the coding sequence ATGTTCGCACGGGTGGCTATGACGCAAAAAAACACAAACACATACGACGAATCAGATATTAAAATTTTAGAGGGCCTGGAGGCTGTTCGTGTCCGTCCTGGCATGTATATCGGCTCGACTGACAGCCGAGGTTTGCACCATTTAGTATGGGAAATTGTTGACAACGCTGTTGATGAAATTCTGGCTGGATTTGGCGACAGCATTCAAGTCACGATCCATAGGGATAATTCAATCACAGTTGTTGATCACGGTCGTGGTATGCCGGTGGGGATGCATGCATCAGGCAAGCCGACACCCGAGGTCATTTTGACTGTTTTGCATGCTGGTGGAAAATTCGGCCAAGGCGGTTACAAAACATCCGGCGGACTGCATGGTGTCGGTTCTTCTGTCGTTAATGCTTTATCTGAAAGCCTTACGGTGGAGATCAATCGTGATGGCTACAAGTATCGTGAGCACTTTATTAATGGCGGACATCCGGACGGCAGCCTGAAAAAGATTGGTAAAACGCGCGACCAGACTGGCACGACGATCACTTTCAAGCCTGATCCAAAGATTTTTTCAACAACAACATATAAATTTCAAACAATTTCCGACCGTTTGCGCGAATCAGCTTTTTTGCTTAAGGGTATTCGCATTGTTCTCACAGATGAACGAACAGAGCCATCGACGGTAGAAGAATTCTGTTACAAGGATGGCATTAAAGAATTTGTCAGTTATTTAAATGAAGGAAAGTCGGTTATCGGCAACATTATGTATTTTGATGGCAGCCAGCAGGGAATCGAGGTCGAGGTTGCTGCTCAGTATAATGATGGTTATTCCGAAACGCTGCTCTCTTTTGTCAATAACGTCCACACACCGGATGGCGGAACTCATGAGACTGGTTTTAGAACCGCTTGGACAAAAGCTTTTAATGACTACGCACGTAAAATTGGTCTTTTAAAAGAAAAAGATGCCAATTTCGAAGGTTCTGACGTCCGTGAAGGGCTGGCAGTCGTGATTAATCTGCGAATCCCTGAAGATATTCTGCAATTTGAAGGCCAGACCAAAGAGAAATTGGGCACAATGGAAGCAAGATCGGCCGTGGATTCTGTTTTATCCGAACAGCTGGGCCGCTATTTGATGGAGAACGGTGATTTTGCTCAAAATCTGGTTCGAAAGGCGCTTCGTGCTCGTGAAGCCCGACAGGCCGCAAGAAAAGCGCGTGATGAATCACGCAGCGGCAAAAAGAAAAAGGGCAAGGAACATTTGCTGTCTGGTAAATTAACACCTGCTCAATCTAAAGATGCATCGAAAAACGAACTTTTTCTCGTCGAAGGTGACTCGGCTGGCGGGTCAGCCAAGCAAGGACGAGCCCGTAAGTTCCAGGCTGTGCTGCCTTTAAGAGGCAAAGTCCTAAACACAGAAAAAGCAAGTCTAGACGAATTGCTGAAAAATGAAGAAATCAGCACAATGATTTACACAATCGGAGCGGGAGTCGGATCCGATTTCAGTTTGAAAGACGCTGCCTATAATAAAGTAATTATTATGACCGATGCCGATGATGATGGTGCCCACATTCAGACCTTGCTGCTGACTTTCTTTTACAAATATATGCGGCCGCTTGTCGAAGCTGGCCGTGTCTACATTGCACTGCCGCCTCTGTACAAGGTCACAGCAGGCAGCGGCAAACGTAAAACTGAAGATTTTGCCTGGACTAATGAGCAACTGGCCGATTTGACGAAAAAAGCTGCACGCGGTTATGCGATTACACGTTATAAGGGGCTTGGCGAGATGGATGCCAGCCTACTTTGGGAAACAACTATGGATCCTGACCATCGTACTTTGATCCGTGTCCGGATTGAAGATGCTGCTTTAGCTGAAAAGCGGGTCACGGTGTTAATGGGTGACCAAGTAGCACCGAGAAGAAAATGGATCGAAGACAATGTCGCATTCTCTTTGGATGAAGCCGGGTCGATTTTAGACACAGTCAACGGTAATGATGGGACCTATCACCCGAAACTTAACGAAAAGGAGCCTGTTTGA